The following proteins are co-located in the Pseudomonas synxantha genome:
- a CDS encoding NUDIX hydrolase — protein sequence MSKTIRIAAAILIGSDGQTLLVRKRGTQAFMQPGGKIDAGEQPVQALARELREELDLHIDPSKATYIGTFSGPAANEPGFIVEAQMFQLRIDVAVNPAAEIEEVRWIDPAGDGGLQLAPLTRDHILPFYRASLTTPA from the coding sequence ATGTCCAAGACTATCCGCATTGCTGCTGCCATCCTGATCGGCAGCGACGGCCAAACCCTGCTGGTGCGTAAACGCGGCACCCAAGCCTTCATGCAACCTGGCGGCAAGATCGATGCGGGCGAGCAGCCGGTGCAAGCCCTGGCCCGTGAGCTGCGCGAAGAACTGGACCTGCATATCGACCCAAGTAAAGCCACGTACATCGGCACATTCTCGGGGCCGGCCGCCAACGAGCCAGGGTTTATCGTCGAAGCCCAGATGTTCCAGTTACGGATCGACGTGGCAGTAAACCCAGCCGCGGAGATCGAAGAAGTGCGCTGGATCGACCCCGCCGGCGACGGCGGCTTGCAGTTGGCGCCGTTGACCCGTGACCATATCCTGCCGTTTTA